The sequence TCGAACTCACCATGGCCACCGTCTCCGGGGCCGACTCCGCCGCCACGGCCGGCATGACGATGGCCGAGGCGCCGAGCGAGCCGGGCGCCGTGCTCCGGGTCGGCCGGGACGCCGCTTCGTGCCGGCTGGTCACCCCGGAGGACTGGCTGTTCGTCTCCCGCGTCCACCTGGAGTTCCAGTGCGGACCGGACGGCGCCTGGCAGTTGACCTGGCTGCGCGGTTCGCAGGCCGAGCCGTCCTCCGAAGTGCGCCTGACCGCTGGGCAGTTCAGCCAGCCGCTCGGCTACGGCGCGACGGTACGGCTGCCGCACGGCGGGTCCGGCGAGATCGTCGTCCAGGACCGCACCGCGCCGCGCAGCGTCAACGTCGGCTTCTACCACGAGGTGTGAGCCCGCGTCAGGTACCGGATCCGGCTCAGGCCAGCACCCGGGCCAGGGCGAACCCGTCGTAGCCCTTGCTGCCGACCGTCTGCAGCGCCGTACCGTCGAGCCTCGGATGGGCGGCGATCAGCTCGATCGCGGCGCGGGTGCCCACGATGTCCGCCTCGGTGCTGTCGGCGTCCACGACCCGGCCGCCGCGCACCACGTTGTCCAGGACGATCACGCTGCCCGCACGGGTGAGCTTCAGCGCCCACTCCACGTAGTGGGCGTTGTTGGCCTTGTCGGCGTCGATGAAGACCAGGTCGAAGGGGGCCGGGTTCTCGTCGGCGAGCTTGGGCAGCGACTCCAGGGCCGGGCCGACCCGCACCTCGGCGATCCGGTCCAGGCCCGCCCGGGCGATGTTGCGTACGGCCACCTCGGCGTGCCGTGCGCTGTACTCCAGCGAGATCAGCCGGCCGTCCTCGGGCAGCGCCCGGGCCAGCCAGATGGTGCTGTATCCGCCGAGGGTGCCGATCTCGAGGACGGTGCGCGCACCCTGCACCCGCGCGAGCAGCTGAAGGAACTTGCCCTGCGCGGCCGTTACGGCGATGTTCGGCAGCCCTGCGGCCTCGTTCTCCCGCAGGGCTGCCTGCAGCGCCTCGTCGTCGGGCGCGAGATGGTGGATGAAGTAGTCGTCGACGTCGTCCCAGACCTGCGAGCCGGTCATGCCCGTACTGCCTTTCCCGAGTGCCTGCGCTACCCGTGCATGATCTCAGCCGACGGGCGCCGAGGGGGAGAGCGGGGACGGGGACTTCACGGGTGGCGTGGCCGTGGTGCCTACCGCTTCTCCACCGCCGGCGCCGAACCGGGCAACGGCAGCCCGGCCGACTCCGACATCCGCCACACGGCGAACCCGCCCACGACGGCCGCGGCCATCATGTAGTACGCGGGCATCATCATGTTTTCGGTGGCCCCGATCAGCGCGGTCACGACCAGCGGGGTCGTGCCGCCGAACAGGGACACCGACACGTTGAAGCCGATGGACAGGGAGCCGTAGCGGACCCGGGTCGGGAAGAGGGCGGGCAGCGCGGCCGGCATGGCCGCCGTGAAGCAGACCAGGAGCAGACCCAGCGCGCCCATGCCCAGCGCGACGGCGAGCAGGCTCCCCTGGCGGATCAGCAGCACGGCGGGGACGGACAGGAGCAGGAAGCCCGCGCAGCCCGCCGCGATCACCGGACGCCGGCCGACCCGGTCGCTCAGCGCGCCCGCGAACGGCTGGACGATCATCATCAGGACCATCACGCCCAGCACGACCAGCAGGCCGTGCGTCTCGTCGTACTTCAGCTCACTGGTCAGGTAGCTCGGCATGTACGACAGCAGCATGTAGTCGGTGACGTTGAAGACCAGCACCAGGCCCATGCAGATCAGCAGCGCCTTCCACTGGCCCGCCACCATCTCGCGCAGCGGCACCTTCGGGCGCTGCGCCTCGGCCTTGTCCATCTCGGCCGCGAACGCCGGGGTCTCCTCCAGGCGCATCCGCAGGTACAGGCCGATGATGCCCATCGGACCGGCGATCAGGAACGGCACGCGCCAGCCCCAGGTCAGCAGGTCGTGCGACGACAGCAGGGCCGTCATCAGCGTCACCAGGCCCGCGCCGCCGATGTACCCCGCCAGCGTGCCGAACTCCAGCCAGCTGCCGAAGAAGCCGCGCTTCTTGTCGGGCGCGTACTCGGCGATGAAGGTGGACGCGCCCGCGTACTCACCGCCCGTCGAGAAGCCCTGCACCAGGCGGGCGGCGAGCAGCAGCAGCGGGGCGCCCACGCCGATCGAGGCGTACGACGGGATCAGGCCGATGGCGAACGTGCCCGCCGCCATCATGATCATCGTCAGGGCAAGCACCTTCTGGCGGCCCACGCGGTCGCCCAGCGGACCGAAGACCATGCCGCCCAGCGGGCGGACCAGGAAGGCCGCCGCGAACGCCCCGAACGTCGACAGCAGCTGCGCGGTCGGGTTGCCGGACGGGAAGAAGACCTTGCCCAGGGTGACCGCGATGTAGCTGTAGACGCCGAAGTCGAACCATTCCATCGCGTTGCCGAGCGCCGCCGCCTTGACGGCACGCCTGACGAGCGCGGGATCGGTGACGGTGACCTCAGGGGCCTGGGCGGCTTTCGCGGCCCGGCCCGACTGCGGGGTCTTCTGCGGGGCCGGGTACGGGGTGACGGCTGTGGCGGCTGCCAAAACGGGGCTCGCCTACCTTTCGACGGGGACAGGGACGCGGTCCGCGGGCGACGCTGCCGGGTAACGGGCCGAAAAACGACCATAGGGGGGTTTCGACCCCTTACGTCACGTAGGCAACTGGCTGCATAGTGCAGCTAAACGGCGCGTATGCAGGTACGTCTGCCCGTTTCACGCGCGCCACCGCGGCCCCGCACTGTGATCCTTCTCGCGCCCCGCAACCGCAACCGCACAGGCCGCTGGCCATCGTCATCCGGACAAAAGGCGAACGGACGTCAGGTGAAGCGGGGGTTGCCTGCGTCTAGGTCCGGGGGGTCTGCGAGCCTCATAGGGTTCGCAGAGGTACGTGGCGTATACGGCGCCGGACGAACGGGGCGGGAGGCCGACCAGGCGTGGCGAACGTGGAGCACAGCGGGCGACCAGCGGATGCCTTCGGGCAGGCCATCACCGGAACACGACTGCGCGCGGCCCGGCTGGCGCTGTGGGCGGTGGCGGCGATCCTCGCCGTACGGCAGATGACCGTCGTCCTCAGCACCCCGAGCGGCGAGCGGCTGACCGACCTGGAGACCTGGGTCGGCCCGCACGGCGTCCTTCATGTGAACGGCTCGATCTACGACTCGACCCGCTTCACCGGCACTCCCTTCGGCGGCCTGGTCCTCAAACCGCTGACCCGCTCCGCCCAGGCCGCCCTCGGCTGGAGCTGGACCTTCGGCACCCTGCTGCTGGTCGTCGCGCTCGGCCTGGTCGCCGCCCGCGCGCTGCCCCAGCCGGTCGGCCGGCGCACCTCGCTGCTGGCCGCGCCGGTCGCGATCAGCCTGCTGATGCTGTCCCTGCCGGTCCGCAACGCCCTGTGGCTCGGCCAGACCAGCATCATCCCGGTGCTGCTCGTCCTGCTCGGCTGCTTCGCCGTCCGCGGGCAGCGGGCGAGCGGGCTGTGCATAGGCCTGGCCGCCGCGCTCCAGCCGACCCTGCTGCTCTTCGCCCCGCTGCTGTGGTTCACCGGCCGCCGCCGGGCCGCGCTCACCACGGCCGGTGCCTTCGCCGCCTGCACCGCGCTCGCCTGGGCCGCGCTGCCGCACGACTCGTACGCGTACTGGGTGCACCACATGGCCGGGGTCGGCCTCGGCGGCAAGGCGGACGCCCTCGGCAACCAGTCGCTGCACGGCGGCCTGCTCCGGCTCGGCCTGACCGGCCCGCTGGAGATCGCCGTCTTCCTGGTGCTCAGCGCCGCCGTCGCGGCCCTCGCCATGCGGCGCGCGGTGCACTACGCGGCCGACGGCCAGCTCCTGCTCGCCGTCGCCGTCACCGGCTGCGCCATCGTCGCCGTCTCGCCCACCGCCTGGCAGTACCAGCTGCTGTGGGTGCTGCTCGCGGTGGTCGGCCGGGTCGGCAAGCGGGCCTCCGACCGCTGTGTCTGGCCGGTGGCCGTGGTCCTCGTCACCACGCTCCCGGCGAAGATGATGCTGCCGAACATGCCGGCGCTGTACCCGCTGCGCGACAACCTCGTGCTGCTCGCGGCCCTGGCCGCGGCCACCGCCGTGCCGTTCCTGTCCCGGACGTCCCCCTACTACCAGACCCCGGTGCCCACGGAGTACGCCCCGCAGGTCCCGGCCCGCTTCCGGCGCGTCCCCCTCGTCCCGTTCCTGCGCCGGGTGCTGACCCGCCCGAACCTCCTGCTGGAACTGCTGCTCATCCGGGTCGTCTACGCCGCCTACTCACAGGTCCGCCTCGCCGCGACCGGCGGCACCATCTCCGGCGGCCGGGCGCGCGCCGAGCACCACGGGCACATCGTGCTCGACATCGAGCGCTTCCTGCACATCGACATCGAGCACTGGGTCAACCACACCGTGGTGAAGATCGACTGGCTGCGGGAGTTCTTCGGCTTCTACTACGAGTCCTTCCACTTCGTGGTCCCGCTGAGCGTGCTCGGCGTCCTGTACTGGCGCCGCCCCGTCGACTACCGCTGGGCCCGCGCCTCCCTCGGCTTCGCCACCTTCCTCGCCCTGATCGGTTTCTGGCTCTTCCCGCTGGCCCCGCCGCGCCTGATGCCGGGGCTCGGCATGATCGACACCGTCCACGGCGTCCAGGACTTCTCCAAGCCGAACTACGGCACGCTGACGGCGCTGACCAACCAGTACGCGGCCATGCCGTCCCTGCACTTCGGCTGGGCCCTGTGGTGCGGTGTCATCATCGCGGTCATCGCCCCGAAGTGGTGGATGAAGGCCCTCGGCCTGCTGCACCCCTTCTTCACCGTCTCGGCCATCATCGCCACCGGCAACCACTGGGTGCTCGACGCGGTCGGCGGCGCGGCGGTGGTGACGGCTGGTTTCGGGCTGTCGTATCTGTTCCAGGGGCCGCGGGCGCGGGTGGTCAGTACGGCGGTGGCCCGGGAGGAATCCGTCTCCGTCCGGACCCCGGCCCGGAGCTGACCGCCAGCCGCTCCTGGAGCCGGGCGTGCCGGAACTGGTACACGGGGCCCGTCGCCCGCAGCAGATTGCGGCGGCGGGCGTCCTCCAGGAAGGACATCAGGCGCACGGGGGTGCCCAGGCGCACACGCAGTTCCACGGCGGTGAGGGCGGTGGCGACGGCCAGGTTGCCGAGGGGCCCGGACAACAGGGCGGGCAACAAGCCCGCGCACAGCCCGGTCACGACACCGCTGCGCCGGTCGTAGTGCGAGCCGACCGAGACCCCCACGAACAGGCCCACGGACAGGCCGGTCAGCAGTCCAAGGGCGAGCCGCAGCCTGATGTGGTGCCGCCAGACCTCGCGGGGGCCGACCGACCGGCTCTGCGTGACGGGCCGCCACCACCACCGTCGCCGCACCCGGTACCGCTCGTACCCGGCCTCCGGCCCGAGGACGATACCGACCACCAGATCGTGCCCCCGGCCGGCGGCCAGCGCCAGATGGAACGCGGCCGGCACCGCACCCACGGCACACAGCCACAGGGGGAGCGCGGAGCCTCCCCACAGCAGGCTCAGGAGCCGGAAGACAACCCAGCCGGCCGACGTCACGGCGAACCAGTTCCAGGCGGCGTTGAGAAGCGAGCCCCGGGGGAAGATGTCCCGCCATCCGGCGCTCGGCAGCCGCTGCGGAGCGCTGAGGTCCCGGACCCGCATTCCGGCCAGGCCCGCGCACGTGAACGCCGCCCAGACGGACAGCCACGGGCTCCAGCCGGGAAGCGACCGCAGGACGCGGAACCCGAGGGCCAGATACAGCGTGCCGACGAGCAGGCGCGCGCCCACCGCCCTCGTCCGCGGGTCCACCCACGCCGGGAGGTGCCACCAGCGCAGGTCCCGGGTGCCTTCCCGGTCGAGTCGCCGGGCGATGAACCGCAGGGTGCGTTCCGCCGTCTCCGGTGTGTACCGGGGCCGTGGGTAACCGGGTCGCGCCGTGTACGCGGTGGTGACCGCACGGTCGAGCAGATGGTCCTCGACGGCGCGCGGTCCGGGGAAACGGGTGGTGTCCAGCAGCTCGTCGACGGGGCCGTCGTCGGCGTAGGCGTCCCGCAGCAGGGCGACGGCCAGCGGACCGGCGAGTGCGCGGGCGACCGGCTGGTCCGCCGCCCCCTCGTCCAGCAGATGGTCGCTGATCGCGCGCCAGGCCCGCGGCGGCGGATCGGGCAGCGGCCGCAGCAGATAGCCGGCGGCGTCGGCGGGCCGCACCGGCTCCAGTTCCAGCGCGACCGCGCCCCCGAGCCGGGCCTCGCGGGCGGTGGCGACGGCTTCCGCGGTGCGGGAGACCAGCACCAGCCGGGACGGCGCCGACTCCAGGCCGCCGACGATGTCCGCCCGCGCCCGCTCGTCGGCCTCGTCCAGCCCGTCCAGGAACAGCGCGATCCGGCCCGTCGTCACCAGCGCCCTGGCCAGCTCGCGCCCGCCGCGCCCCCGGAACTGGGTGTAGGCGCGGGCCAGTTGCCCCACCACCCAGTCCACGGGTGTCTGCCCGGCAGGGTCCCAGCCCTCCAGGGACAGCAGCACCGGCACCGGCGTGCGCGCCCGGTCCTCCTGCCCGGCCTGCGCCCGGTGGGCGAGCGCCTCCAGCACGAGCAGCACGGCGGCGGCCGTCTTGCCCGCGGCGGGCGGCCCGATCAGCAGCAGCCGGCCGGACGCCAGTCCGCCGTACACCTCGTGCAGTTCGCGCAGCCCGCCGCCCGCGCGCAGCCGTTCGCCGGTGGCCGGCGTCAGTCCGGGCACCGGGGCGAACCGGGACCGGCTGCCCTCGCCGGTCGCCGCGCCCACCGGCCCGGTGACCCCGTGCCCGCCCAGGCGCCACCGCACCGGCAGCGGGGCCGGGTCGAGCAGCCGCCGCAGCCCGGCCTCCTCCTGCCACTGCGCGGCGACCGCACGGGCCAGCTCGTCGGCCGCCAGATCGAGCGGCGCGCCGGCGGTCAGATAAGTCTGGACGAGCATGGTGTTGTGCTCGCCGACCTGGAAGGCGGCGGCGCCGTTGAAGGTGTTGCCCGACACCCCGCCGGGTCTGTCTTCGCCGGAACGAGTCATGCGGAGCGGGTCAGTCGTGCGAGCCGAAGCGGGGGTTCATGCGGTTGTTGTCGCCGATCTGGAAGGCGGTACCCCCGTTGAAGGTGTTGCCGTACACCCCCGGCTGACCGGTTGCGCTGTTCCCCCCGAAGTCGCCGGCCAGAGACCGCAGTTCGGAGACCGCCCGCTCCTGCTCGGCCGCGCTCAGCACCCGGAGCAGGGAGAGGAACTCACCCTGCCACAGCTGCGCGTGCGCGGCCCGCACCCGCTCCCGCTCGTCATCGTCCGCGGCGGCCGCCAGCGCGTCGCGGGTACGGTCCAGTCGGTCCAGCGCCCCCTCCTCCTGGCCCCGGTCGCCCCGGCCCACCACCCGCGCGACACGTGTCCGGAGGAAGTCCCACACGGCCGTTCCGGCCGCCTGCCCGGCCGCCTGCCCGGCGGCCTGTGCGATGACCAGGCCACCGCCCGCCGCCACCGCCGTCATCTCCGCCATGTCCGTCACCGCTCACGCCTCCCGGCTCGTCTGCCGTGTGCGTCCGCCGTCAGGTGATCCCGCACTCGAACCACACCGTCTTGCGGCCCCCCGCCCACGGCGTCACACCCCACTTGTCGACCACGGCGTCCAGCAGCGCGAGCCCGCGACCGCCTTCCCGCTCCAGGTCCATCTCGCATACTAGCGACGGGAGTTGACGGAAACCGTCCGCCACTTCGACCCGTACGCCCGCCGTCCGCCGCGCGAGCAGCACGGTGCAGCGGCGGTCCGGAACATGCCGTACGACATTGGTGACCAGCTCGCTCACGCCCAGCTCCACCGCGGACGTCAGCTCCGTCAGCGTCCATTCGCGGAGCAGCGAGCGGACGATGCGGCGGATGTGGCGTACCGAGTGCTCGCCGACGGTGAGGTTCATGCGGTACTGGGGAGTGTGGGGAATGTTGAGGTTCACAGGGCGAGGCTGACCTGCGGTCACTACGCTGGGCAACTGGACGAACACAACAGGTCCGGGAGGGGACTTGGCATGGTGAACATCAACACCCTCGACCCCAGCGCCTCACCACTCGATTACTACGGCTTCGAGCTGCGCCGGTACCGGGAAGCGGCGGATCTCACGCAGCGGCAGCTCGGGGACGTCATCAACTACACGGGGTCGATGGTTGGCCAGGTGGAGACGGCCCGGAAGCTGCCGACGCTGGACTTCAGCCAGCGGTCGGACGCGGCGCTGTGCACGGGCGGGTTACTGACACGGTTGCATCCGCTGGTGATGCGGAGCCAGCTTCCGGCCTGGTTCCAGCAGGTGGCTGAGCTGGAGGTGCGGGCGGCGGAGATCTGTACGTTCCAGACCCACCTGATCCACGGCCTGCTTCAGTCTCCGTCCTATGTACGGGCGGTGCTCGGAGTGCTGGATCGGGACAAACTAGGGGATCGGGCGGCCGTTCGGCTCGCTCGCCAGCGCATCTTCGAGAAGGAGGAGCCACCGGTCTTCTGGATGGTCCTCAGTGAGGCCGCGCTGCATCAGGAAATCGGCGGCCATGAGGTCATGCGCGAGCAACTGGCCCACCTGCTGACTTTCGAGGACGACCCCCGGATCAACGTGCAGATCCTGCCGTATTCGGTCGGCGAACACCCGGGACTGCAAGGCTCGTTCACCGTCTTTCGCTTTGTCGGTGACCCAAGCATCGTCTACACCGAGGGGTACGGCAGCGGGCATACAACCGCGAACCCGGACACCGTCAGGGACTGCTCGCTCCGTTACGATCATCTTCGAGCCGCCGCGCTCTCTATCAAGGACTCGGCGGGGCTGATCCGACGGGTGATGGAGGACCGCTATGGAGAGCAAGTGGCGTAAGTCCAGCTACAGCGGCGACCAGGGCGGCGAATGCGTCGAGTGCGCGCCCCTCGGCCCGCTCGCCTGGCGCAAGTCGTCGTACAGCAGCGACCAGGGCGGCCAGTGCGTTGAGGTCGCTGAACTGCCGGAGGCAACTGTCGCCGTCCGCGACTCCAAGACCCCGGCGGGGCCGATCCTCACCCTCGACCCCGCCACCTTCACCACCTTCGTGAACTGGGCGTCTGTGTCGGCTACAGCCGCTGAATGATCGTCCCGGTAGCCAGCCCACCGCCCGCACACATCGTGATGAGGGCGAACTCCTTGTCCACGCGCTCCAGTTCGTGCAGGGCGGTGGTGATCAGGCGGGCGCCGGTCGCCCCCACCGGGTGACCGAGGGCGATCGCACCGCCGTTGACGTTGACCTTGTCCAGGTCCTGTTCGAAGACCTGGGCCCAGCTCAACACCACGGATGCGAAAGCCTCGTTGATCTCGACGAGGTCGATGTCCTTCAGGGACATCCCCGCCTTGCCCAGCACCGCGCGCGTGGCGTCGATCGGACCGTCGAGGTGGAAGTGCGGGTCGGCGCCGACCAGCGCCTGGGCGACGATCCGTGCCCGGGGCTTCAGTTTCAGCGCCCGGGCCATCCGCTTGGACGCCCACATGATCGCCGCGGCCCCGTCCGAGATCTGTGACGAGTTGCCCGCCGTGTGGACGGCCGTCGGCATCACCGGCTTCAGCCGGGCCAGCGCCTCCAGGGACGTGTCGCGCAGGCCCTCGTCCTTGTCGACCAGCCGCCACATGCCCTGACCGGCGTACTGCTCCTCCTCGGTCGTCGGCACCTGCACGGCGAAGGTCTCCCGTTTGAAGCGTTCCTCCGCCCAGGCGAGGGCGGCCCGCTCCTGGGAGAGGACGCCCAGCTCGTCCACGTCCTTCCTGCTCAACCCCCGGTGCCGTGCGATCCGTTCGGCCGCCTCGAACTGGTTCGGCAGGTCGACGTTCCACTCGTCCGGGAACGGCTTGCCGGGACCGTGCTTGGAGCCCGACCCGAGCGGGACCCGGCTCATCGCCTCGACGCCGCAGCTGATGCCGACGTCGATGACGCCGCCCGCGACCATGTTGGCCACCATGTGCGAGGCCTGCTGGGAGGAGCCGCACTGGCAGTCGACCGTCGTGGCCGCCGTCTCGTAGGGGAGACCCATGGTCAGCCAGGCGGTGCGCGCGGGGTTCATGGACTGTTCGCCGGCGTGGGTGACGGTGCCGCCGACGATCTGCTCGACCGCGTCGGCGGGGATCCCGGTGCGGCCGAGGAGTTCACGGTAGGTCTCGCCCAGGAGATAGGCGGGGTGCAGGTTGGCGAGCGCGCCGCCGCGCTTGCCGATCGGGGTGCGGACGGCTTCGACGATCACGGGTTCGGCGGCCATGGGTGCGGGTCCTCTCCGAGAGGGCTCTCCTCCAGAACTAGTACGCGTTCTAGTTCTGCCCAGCAGTCTGCTGACGTGATGTCCATCACCGCAAGGGTCTTGCAGGTGCCGGAGTTGCGATCTGCACGAATTCCGCACGGATTGGGGGCGCCGTACCCCTTGCTACTTGTAGAACCCGTTACTACCTTCACGGCACCCGCTGATGGACCGTCAGGACTTAACGACGGGAGCCGCCGATGCACTGCCCCGCGCTGCCCGACGGGTTCGACCTCACCGATCCCGACCTGCTCCACCACCGCGTGCCCCTCCCGGAGTTCGCCGAGCTGCGCCGCGCCGAGCCGGTCCGCTGGATCCCCCAGCCGCACGGCGTCGCGGGCTTCGCCGACGACGGCTACTGGGCCGTCACCCGGCACGCGGACGTCAAGTACGTCTCCACGCACCCGGAGCTGTTCTCCTCCACCCTCAACACCGCGATCATCCGCTTCAACGAGCACATCCAGCGCGACGCGATCGACGCGCAGCGCCTCATCCTGCTCAACATGGATCCCCCGGAACATACGCGCGTCCGGCAGATCGTGCAGCGAGGCTTCACGCCACGTTCCATCCGCGCCCTCGAGGACCGCCTCCGGGCACGGGCCGGGGCCATCGTCACGGCCGCCCGCGCCCGCTCCGGGCCCTTCGACTTCGTCACCGAGGTCGCCTGCGAACTGCCCCTGCAGGCCATCGCCGAGCTGATCGGCGTGCCCCAGGAGGACCGGTCCAAGATCTTCGACTGGTCCAACAAGATGATCGCCTACGACGATCCCGAGTACGCCATCACGGAGGAGGTCGGCGCCGAGTCGGCCGCCGAGATCATCGCCTACGCCATGAACATGGCCGCCGAGCGCAAGCAGTGCCCGGCCCACGACATCGTGACGACCCTGGTGGCGGCGGAGGACGAAGGCAACCTGAACTCCGACGAGTTCGGCTTCTTCGTGCTGATGCTCGCGGTGGCCGGGAACGAGACCACCCGCAATGCCATCACCCACGGGATGCACGCCTTCCTCACCCATCCCGGGCAGTGGGACCTCTTCAAGCGGGAGCGGCCGGGGACGACGGCCGAGGAGATCGTCCGCTGGGCCACCCCGGTCAACGCCTTCCAGCGGACGGCCACCCAGGACACGGAGCTGGGCGGGGTACGGATCGGGAAGGGGGACCGGGTCGGCCTCTTCTACGCCTCCGCCAACCACGACCCCGAGGTCTTCACCGACCCCGACGCCTTCGACATCACCCGCGACCCCAACCCCCACCTGGGCTTCGGCGGTGGCGGCCCGCACTTCTGCCTCGGCAAGTCCCTCGCGGTGCTGGAGATCGAGCTGATCTTCAACGCGATCGCCGACGCCATGCCCGGGCTGCGACTGGCCGACGAGCCCCGGCGGCTGCGCTCAGCCTGGATCAACGGGGTCAAGGAACTGAAGGTCGCGGCCTCCTGAGCGGGCCGGTCACTCCCGGCCCGACGCCACCGCCGCCAGCACGGCCGAGGCCGCCGCCGCGATCGCGAGCGGGATGCCGAGGCCGTGGTGGAGGACCAGCCAGGCGCCCAGGCAGGCGCCGGCGACCATGGCGATCACCGAGGCGGTGCGGCGCGGCGAGCGGTGGCCGGTGGCGTCGCCGAGGCGGGACTCGGAGGCCAGGCCGGTCAGGGTCATCGTCAGGACGGTGGTCGTCAGATCGGCGACGCCCAGCTTGCGGACCGTGGCGTTGCGCAGGCCCATCGCGTATCCGGTGAGGGCGATCAGGGCGTAGACCGTGCCCGTGGCGTGCGGCCAGGCGAAGGCGACCGCCGCCGACACGGCCACCAGGAGCGCCTCACCGGTGAGGGTCAGCCGGGTCCAGCGGCGGCGCGAGTCCTTGCCGGCGCGGGCCGCCAGCCGGCCGCCGGTCACCGCGCCCAGCAGGAAGCAGCCCAGCGAGGTGGCCGTGTGCGGGACGGAGAAGCCGGGCGCGCCGGCCGCCGCGAAGCCCAGGACGACGACATTGCCGGTCATGTTGGCGGTGAAGACCCGGCCGAGGCCCAGGTAACTGACGGCGTCGATCAGCCCGCTGACCACCGTCAGGACCAGCAGCACCACTACGAGCCGCAGCCCGCGCGCCTCGGGGTCGTGGGGCTGCCGGGCCGGTGCTTCCTGCGCTGCGCTCATCGCCTCAGTTGACCACGGGCGGGTGGCAGAACGCCGAAGGCGGCGGCCCGGGGATCGGGGCCGCCGCCTTCAGCGGTCGGTGGGAAACGGCTCAGTACCAGCCGTTGGCCTGCCAGAAGCTCCAGGCCTTGACCGGGCTGCCGTAGCGGGACTTCATGTAGTCCAGGCCCCACTTGATCTGGGTGGCCGGGTTGGTCTTCCAGTCGGCACCGGCGGAGGCCATCTTCGAGCCCGGCAGGGCCTGCACCAGGCCGTAGGCGCCGGAGGAGGAGTTGGTGGCGGACGGGTTCCAGCCACTCTCATGCGAAACGATCTTGCTGAACGCGTTGAACTGCGCGGCGTCCGGGATCATCTTGTGCGCGATCGACTGGGCGGAGGAGGCCGACGCGGGCGTGGCGGCCTGGGCGGGCGCCGCGGTCAGAGCCAGGCCGGCGGTGGCGGCGGCCACGGCGGCGGTCGTGAGGGCCTTCTTCGGGGCGGCGATGCGGCGGATGAAGGAGACGGACACGGAGAACCTCTTGCGTCGGGGACAGGGGGCCGCCCGTATGCCGTGGTCACCGTTCGCGCGATGGCCGGCCGTATACGTCGGCGCCGCGGCCCGGGTGGGCTCGTGGCGCCTGGCGACGTCGTCCAGAGAAGCAGGCCCGCAGACCGTCCGCAATGACCCCTTTTACTAGTTGTGGCCGGAACGGAGGCAAACGTCGGCTCTGTGGCGTGGGTCTCAATGCGCAGGTCGGAGAGGGTGCCCGAAGGGATGTTTCGGACATTTGGTGCTACTGCCCCGGATCGTAGGTGATCTGGGTCATGTGGGGTGCTTCACCGCCGCGGTGCCGCTGGGTGAGGTGCCGTCCG comes from Streptomyces sp. FXJ1.172 and encodes:
- a CDS encoding FHA domain-containing protein, producing MLELTMATVSGADSAATAGMTMAEAPSEPGAVLRVGRDAASCRLVTPEDWLFVSRVHLEFQCGPDGAWQLTWLRGSQAEPSSEVRLTAGQFSQPLGYGATVRLPHGGSGEIVVQDRTAPRSVNVGFYHEV
- a CDS encoding O-methyltransferase, with amino-acid sequence MTGSQVWDDVDDYFIHHLAPDDEALQAALRENEAAGLPNIAVTAAQGKFLQLLARVQGARTVLEIGTLGGYSTIWLARALPEDGRLISLEYSARHAEVAVRNIARAGLDRIAEVRVGPALESLPKLADENPAPFDLVFIDADKANNAHYVEWALKLTRAGSVIVLDNVVRGGRVVDADSTEADIVGTRAAIELIAAHPRLDGTALQTVGSKGYDGFALARVLA
- the proP gene encoding glycine betaine/L-proline transporter ProP; translation: MAAATAVTPYPAPQKTPQSGRAAKAAQAPEVTVTDPALVRRAVKAAALGNAMEWFDFGVYSYIAVTLGKVFFPSGNPTAQLLSTFGAFAAAFLVRPLGGMVFGPLGDRVGRQKVLALTMIMMAAGTFAIGLIPSYASIGVGAPLLLLAARLVQGFSTGGEYAGASTFIAEYAPDKKRGFFGSWLEFGTLAGYIGGAGLVTLMTALLSSHDLLTWGWRVPFLIAGPMGIIGLYLRMRLEETPAFAAEMDKAEAQRPKVPLREMVAGQWKALLICMGLVLVFNVTDYMLLSYMPSYLTSELKYDETHGLLVVLGVMVLMMIVQPFAGALSDRVGRRPVIAAGCAGFLLLSVPAVLLIRQGSLLAVALGMGALGLLLVCFTAAMPAALPALFPTRVRYGSLSIGFNVSVSLFGGTTPLVVTALIGATENMMMPAYYMMAAAVVGGFAVWRMSESAGLPLPGSAPAVEKR
- a CDS encoding bifunctional glycosyltransferase 87/phosphatase PAP2 family protein codes for the protein MANVEHSGRPADAFGQAITGTRLRAARLALWAVAAILAVRQMTVVLSTPSGERLTDLETWVGPHGVLHVNGSIYDSTRFTGTPFGGLVLKPLTRSAQAALGWSWTFGTLLLVVALGLVAARALPQPVGRRTSLLAAPVAISLLMLSLPVRNALWLGQTSIIPVLLVLLGCFAVRGQRASGLCIGLAAALQPTLLLFAPLLWFTGRRRAALTTAGAFAACTALAWAALPHDSYAYWVHHMAGVGLGGKADALGNQSLHGGLLRLGLTGPLEIAVFLVLSAAVAALAMRRAVHYAADGQLLLAVAVTGCAIVAVSPTAWQYQLLWVLLAVVGRVGKRASDRCVWPVAVVLVTTLPAKMMLPNMPALYPLRDNLVLLAALAAATAVPFLSRTSPYYQTPVPTEYAPQVPARFRRVPLVPFLRRVLTRPNLLLELLLIRVVYAAYSQVRLAATGGTISGGRARAEHHGHIVLDIERFLHIDIEHWVNHTVVKIDWLREFFGFYYESFHFVVPLSVLGVLYWRRPVDYRWARASLGFATFLALIGFWLFPLAPPRLMPGLGMIDTVHGVQDFSKPNYGTLTALTNQYAAMPSLHFGWALWCGVIIAVIAPKWWMKALGLLHPFFTVSAIIATGNHWVLDAVGGAAVVTAGFGLSYLFQGPRARVVSTAVAREESVSVRTPARS
- a CDS encoding ATP-binding protein — encoded protein: MNLTVGEHSVRHIRRIVRSLLREWTLTELTSAVELGVSELVTNVVRHVPDRRCTVLLARRTAGVRVEVADGFRQLPSLVCEMDLEREGGRGLALLDAVVDKWGVTPWAGGRKTVWFECGIT
- a CDS encoding helix-turn-helix domain-containing protein; amino-acid sequence: MVNINTLDPSASPLDYYGFELRRYREAADLTQRQLGDVINYTGSMVGQVETARKLPTLDFSQRSDAALCTGGLLTRLHPLVMRSQLPAWFQQVAELEVRAAEICTFQTHLIHGLLQSPSYVRAVLGVLDRDKLGDRAAVRLARQRIFEKEEPPVFWMVLSEAALHQEIGGHEVMREQLAHLLTFEDDPRINVQILPYSVGEHPGLQGSFTVFRFVGDPSIVYTEGYGSGHTTANPDTVRDCSLRYDHLRAAALSIKDSAGLIRRVMEDRYGEQVA
- a CDS encoding DUF397 domain-containing protein is translated as MESKWRKSSYSGDQGGECVECAPLGPLAWRKSSYSSDQGGQCVEVAELPEATVAVRDSKTPAGPILTLDPATFTTFVNWASVSATAAE